In a single window of the Centroberyx gerrardi isolate f3 chromosome 17, fCenGer3.hap1.cur.20231027, whole genome shotgun sequence genome:
- the dnaaf9 gene encoding dynein axonemal assembly factor 9, with the protein MAGIRRVNGKYPGMNPAVSCCRLRHVQSLLSDGGTATPDGILCSLGIDSRYNGGCTELATYLFYGLYGRNQLNLEHFLEEFPEEMLDDVILLIKAECVHLYCNPVNYSYLLPYVSHWRNLHLYCLTETEYEDEEAAEEFKISSFVTMVQDCRRIGVPYSSQGHMQKFDMFMVEKWPIIQAFALEGIGGGSFFTMKYKLMDMSERLWQIYTRLDPVSLDNLLTEDLVNFEKQWSCFYSSMDLESHLSILELSEAQAGEAFRSYYSHGLISSNITDKSKSRQPFVLFGSHSSMDDLESYSFNFPSESHQIRSTGPQGSTARHMILQCVAPKGPLACSRTYFFGTTHTPYFGNQNVPQKKTELLLLSQIYSAAVQAVLSGIKCYSCTFSATKAKDVAEQTFLVVLDSMNLSQYRSSLRSKSEFNIQAVNKEGRIIPLNDEESRYLVKTASMTVHDIPDLQWGRGDLGSVVFSESFLESSINIQQKDGSMSSDSCYTILTTTVPRYACWLMESDVKQSEQAQHLMKKEEATCLGTALTVADAAYVFSNSQLSTPEEGKISFFSEGLLFVHPQYGSITLSKDHIRTIKFYDTDSGAVASLFVEYESNVLSHLPFPLHSSDQCVVFALQPKSKSHRAFYSKVLPVWQSSDSGLTLQLLDQEHLTWDQRNMHTRLQKLHDSQEPPVAKRRGSLKTSYSQLPEQDMFLQHFALSSVGQEPILNDHLGALFSSAELRNPITSEGDKVVITIITGLPGSHKNRLCNFLVQLNKEGGRWVVYQPGPDSCDSFSASHLQHYLSSFLESQRGPGGKPRLLVLSPGYTDVLDVVQAVLFHPDPVVQACFTIGAVTACVDPLTSCMEHRFAFPRLVEQCSQGIVSTVVFTGLTAEQKHPLMQHVQQLVRSANPTAAFILAERGAVTRNEDVKLILSESGFNEPQMLRARYLLYPGWCKGRFFSGSGSLVLSQQCVVFSRPLERPLFVTRCKAFKSSLRPNPFRGNVYNVWGKVRFSDSERMMELSYNAVSGNLSVAPVQGTNLLAQDPQEPNTSCFLIFHGVGLTQDGLKDWLRLCAKQKETRKAKKTRNTLSPQEIKSIHVTRHLDPLPQGYFYNGHQYVDIFGEKRSFHPYMDEFIKEYIAEANKEIELFNHQLELQAQPDLFDQQ; encoded by the exons ATGGCGGGTATACGGAGAGTTAACGGGAAATACCCGGGAATGAACCCAGCTGTCAG CTGCTGTCGTCTGCGCCATGTCCAgtctcttctcagtgatggtggCACTGCCACTCCTGATGGCATCCTCTGTTCTCTTG GTATTGACAGCAGATATAACGGTGGCTGCACTGAGCTGGCCACCTACCTGTTCTATGGACTATATGGAAGAAACCAGCTGAATCTGGAACACTTTCTCGAGGAGTTTCCTGAAGAGATGTTGGATG ATGTGATCCTGCTGATCAAGGCCGAGTGTGTCCACCTGTATTGCAACCCAGTGAACTACAGCTACCTGCTGCCCTATGTCTCCCACTGGAGGAACCTGCATCTCTACTGCCTGACCGAGACAGAG TATGAAGATGAGGAGGCCGCAGAGGAGTTCAAAATCTCCAGTTTTGTCACAATGGTGCAGGACTGCCGTCGTATTGGAGTACCTTACAGTTCCCAGG GACACATGCAGAAGTTTGACATGTTTATGGTGGAAAAGTGGCCCATAATTCAAGCATTTGCCCTGGAAGGAATTGGTGGTGGAAGCTTCTTTACCATGAAATACAAG CTAATGGACATGAGTGAGAGGCTGTGGCAGATCTACACCAGACTAGACCCGGTGTCTCTGGATAATCTCCTCACAGAG gACTTGGTTAACTTTGAGAAGCAGTGGAGTTGCTTTTACTCCAGCATGGACCTAGAGAGCCATCTGTCCATCTTGGAGCTGTCTGAAGCACAGGCAGGAGAG GCATTCCGTAGTTATTACTCCCATGGCCTGATCTCGAGCAACATCACAGACAAAAG taAAAGTCGGCAGCCCTTTGTGCTGTTTGGAAGCCATTCCTCCATGGATGATCTGGAAAGCTACTCCTTCAACTTTCCTTCTGAGAGTCACCAGATCCGCAGCACAGGGCCTCAAGGTTCTACAGCCAGGCACATG ATTCTGCAGTGTGTGGCTCCCAAGGGACCTCTAGCCTGCTCTCGAACCTATTTCTTCGGGACCACCCACACCCCATACTTTG GAAATCAAAACGTGCCgcaaaagaaaacagagctCCT GCTTTTGTCGCAGATTTATTCAGCTGCTGTCCAAGCTGTCCTTTCAGGAATCAAATGCTACTCCTGTACCTTCAGTGCTACcaag gCCAAGGATGTAGCAGAACAAACCTTTCTAGTGGTTTTGGACTCCATGAATTTGAGTCAGTACCGCAGTTCTCTCAg ATCCAAAAGTGAATTCAACATTCAAGCAGTGAATAAGGAAGGAAG gatcaTTCCTCTGAATGATGAAGAAAGTCGTTATCTAGTGAAAACT GCCTCCATGACTGTTCATGACATCCCAGACCTGCAGTGGGGCAGGGGGGACCTGGGCTCTGTGGTTTTCTCTGAGTCCTTCTTGGAGTCCAGCATCAACATTCAACAGAAAG ATGGCAGTATGTCTTCAGACAGCTGCTACACCATCCTGACCACTACTGTGCCTCGCTACGCCTGCTGGCTG ATGGAGTCTGATGTCAAGCAATCTGAGCAAGCCCAACACCTTATGAAG AAAGAGGAAGCCACTTGTTTGGGAACTGCTCTGACTGTAGCAGATGCTGCATATGTGTTCTCCAATAGCCAGCTCTCCACACCAGAAGAAG GGAAAATCAGCTTCTTCTCTGAGGGACTCCTGTTTGTCCATCCTCAATATGGAAGCATCACCCTGTCCAAGGATCACATCAGGACTATCAAGTTCTATGATACG GACTCTGGTGCCGTGGCCTCTCTGTTTGTGGAGTACGAGAGCAATGTGCTCTCCcacctccctttccctctccacaGCTCTGACCAGTGTGTGGTCTTTGCTCTTCAGCCCAAGTCTAAGAGCCACAGGGCCTTTTATTCCAAG GTTTTGCCAGTGTGGCAAAGCTCTGATTCTGGACTCACTCTGCAACTGTTGGACCAAGAACACCTGACCTGGGACCAGAGGAACAT GCACACCAGACTGCAGAAGCTGCATGACAGTCAAGAGCCACCAGTAGCCAAACGCAGAGGCAGCCTGAAGACTTCGTATTCCCAGCTACCAGAGCAGGACAT GTTCCTTCAGCACTTTGCCCTGAGTAGTGTGGGTCAGGAGCCCATTCTGAATGACCACCTGGGGGCGCTCTTCAGCTCCGCAGAGCTGAGGAACCCAATCACAAGCGAGGGAGACAAG GTTGTCATTACCATCATCACTGGACTGCCAGGAAGCCATAAGAACAGGCTCTGCAACTTCCTGGTCCAGTTGAACAAAGAAGGTGGAAG GTGGGTGGTGTACCAGCCTGGTCCTGACAGCTGTGACAGCTTCTCAGCCTCCCACCTCCAGCACTACCTGTCCAGCTTCCTGGAGAGCCAGAGAGGCCCGGGGGGCAAACCCCGCCTGCTGGTGCTCTCTCCTGG atacacagatgTTCTGGATGTGGTCCAGGCGGTGCTGTTCCACCCTGACCCGGTTGTCCAGGCCTGTTTCACCATTGGAGCTGTCACTGCCTGTGTCGACCCCCTCACCTCCTGCATGGAGCACAG GTTTGCCTTTCCCAGGCTGGTGGAGCAGTGTAGCCAAG GTATTGTGAGTACAGTGGTGTTCACCGGGctgacagcagagcagaagCACCCTCTCATGCAGCATGTTCAGCAGCTGGTACGCTCTGCCAACCCCACCGCAGCCTTCAtactggcagagagaggagctgtCACCAG GAATGAAGATGTGAAGCTGATCTTGTCCGAAAGCGGCTTCAATGAGCCACAGATGCTGAGAGCGCGCTACCTCCTCTACCCCGGCTG GTGCAAGGGGCGCTTCTTCTCTGGCTCCGGGTCTCTTGTCCTCAGCCAGCAGTGCGTGGTGTTCAGCCGGCCCCTAGAGAGGCCTCTGTTTGTCACCCGTTGTAAAG CATTCAAGTCATCACTGAGGCCAAACCCCTTCCGAGGAAACGTGTACAATGTTTGGGGAAAAGTCAGGTTTTCTG ACTCAGAACGAATGATGGAGTTGAGCTACAACGCAGTGAGCGGGAACCTGAGCGTTGCCCCAGTCCAGGGCACCAACCTCCTGGCCCAGGACCCTCAGGAGCCCAACACATCCTGCTTCCTGATCTTTCATGGTGTGGGACTAACTCAGGATGGACTGAAGGACTGGCTCAGGCTATGTGCCAAGCAG aaggagacaaggaaggCTAAGAAGACCAGGAATACCCTTTCACCACAGGAAATCAAGAGCATACAT GTGACCAGGCACCTGGACCCGCTCCCACAAGGATACTTCTACAACGGTCATCAATATGTTGACATCTTTGGCGAAAAAAGGAGCTTCCATCCCT ACATGGATGAGTTTATTAAAGAGTACATCGCAGAGGCCAACAAAGAGATTGAGCTGTTCAACCATCAGCTGGAGCTGCAGGCACAGCCAGACCTGTTTGATCAACAATAG